One Ricinus communis isolate WT05 ecotype wild-type chromosome 1, ASM1957865v1, whole genome shotgun sequence DNA window includes the following coding sequences:
- the LOC8265917 gene encoding boron transporter 1: MEETFVPLRGIKNDLRGRLLCYKQDWTSGFKAGLRILAPTTYIFFASAIPVISFGEQLERNTDGVLTAVQTLVSTAVCGIIHSVIGGQPLLILGVAEPTVIMYTFMFNFVKERPDLGRDLFLAWTGWVCVWTAILLFLLAILGACSIINRFTRVAGELFGLLIAMLFMQQAVKGLVDEFRIPQREDRKSIEFIASWRFANGMFALVLSFGLLFTALRSRKARSWRYGTGWLRSLMADYGVPLMVLVWTGVSYIPSGSVPKGIPRRLFSPNPWSPGAYENWTVIKDMLNVPVFYIIGAFIPATMIAVLYYFDHSVASQLAQQKEFNLRKPPSYHYDLLLLGFLTLLCGLLGIPPSNGVIPQSPMHTKSLATLKHQLLRSRLVATARQSIRKNASLGQLYGNMKEAYQQMQTPLIYQQPSEGLKEFKESTIQVASCTGHIDAPVDETVFDIEKEIDDLLPVEVKEQRLSNLLQATMVGGCVAAMPFLKKIPTSVLWGYFAFMAIESLPGNQFWERILLLFTAPSRRYKVLEEYHATFVETVPFKTIAMFTIFQTFYLLICFGLTWVPIAGVMFPLMIMLLVPVRQYFLPKLFKGAHLQDLDAAEYEEAPALPYTLATESELGAGAVQAGDGEILDEVITRSRGEFRHMSSPKITSSTATPANDPKSHQSPRFSSSYSPRLSELRGEKSPKASGKGAKSPRTPELGLSKLGKSPSSSAQN, translated from the exons ATGGAAGAGACTTTCGTCCCTTTGCGCGGAATCAAGAATGATCTTCGGGGAAGATTATTGTGTTATAAGCAAGACTGGACCAGCGGATTCAAAGCAGGTCTCAG GATTCTGGCTCCCACCACTTACATATTCTTTGCTTCAGCGATTCCAGTCATTTCATTTGGGGAACAACTGGAGAGAAATACTG ATGGAGTATTGACAGCGGTTCAAACCCTAGTATCAACTGCAGTGTGTGGGATCATACACTCTGTCATTGGAGGTCAACCTCTACTGATTTTAGGAGTCGCAGAGCCTACTGTCATCATGTACACATTTATGTTTAACTTCGTCAAGGAGAGACCTGATTTGGGCCGGGATTTGTTTCTAGCATGGACTGGCTG GGTATGCGTCTGGACCGCAATCCTGCTTTTCTTGCTGGCTATCCTAGGAGCCTGTTCCATTATCAATAGGTTTACCCGGGTGGCAGGGGAGTTGTTTGGTCTTCTTATCGCAATGCTGTTCATGCAGCAAGCTGTTAAA GGACTCGTCGATGAATTTCGCATCCCACAAAGGGAAGATCGAAAATCAATAGAGTTTATAGCTTCTTGGAGGTTTGCAAATGGAATGTTTGCTTTAGTTCTTTCATTTGGCCTGCTGTTCACTGCACTAAGAAGCAGAAAGGCAAGGTCATGGCGCTATGGGACTG GTTGGCTTAGAAGCTTGATGGCAGATTATGGTGTGCCCCTCATGGTATTAGTGTGGACAGGTGTTTCCTATATTCCATCCGGAAGCGTTCCAAAAGGGATCCCTCGCCGTCTTTTCAGCCCCAATCCATGGTCCCCTGGTGCATATGAGAATTGGACTGTCATTAAA GACATGCTAAATGTTCCAGTATTCTACATAATCGGGGCTTTTATTCCTGCAACGATGATTGCAGTGCTTTACTACTTTGATCATAGTGTAGCATCTCAACTTGCTCAACAGAAAGAGTTCAATCTGAGAAAGCCACCTTCTTACCACTATGACTTGCTTCTTCTGGGGTTCTTG ACTTTATTATGTGGGCTTCTTGGAATTCCTCCATCAAATGGAGTCATCCCACAGTCCCCAAtgcatacaaagagtttggcCACTCTTAAGCATCAG TTGCTTCGCAGTCGACTTGTTGCAACAGCACGCCAAAGTATAAGAAAGAACGCCAGCTTGGGACAATTGTATGGAAATATGAAAGAAGCTTATCAGCAAATGCAGACACCATTGATCTACCAACAGCCCTCTGAA GGTCTGAAAGAATTTAAAGAATCGACCATCCAAGTAGCTTCCTGTACTGGCCATATTGACGCCCCAGTTGATGAGACAGTATTTGACATCGAAAAGGAGATAGACGATCTATTGCCTGTTGAAGTGAAAGAACAGCGTCTGAGTAACTTGCTTCAAGCCACAATGGTTGGAGGATGTGTTGCAGCCATgccttttcttaaaaagatcCCAACTTCAGTCCTCTGGGGTTACTTTGCCTTCATGGCTATTGAAAGCTTGCCTGGAAATCAATTCTGGGAAAGGATATTACTTCTCTTCACCGCACCGAGCAGAAGATACAA GGTTCTTGAGGAGTATCATGCCACGTTTGTGGAAACAGTGCCTTTCAAGACAATTGCAATGTTTACAATCTTCCAAACATTTTATTTGCTGATATGTTTTGGTCTAACTTGGGTTCCAATAGCCGGCGTCATGTTTCCCCTGATGATCATGCTTCTAGTTCCAGTAAGACAATACTTCCTtccaaaattatttaaaggaGCACATCTTCAGGACTTAGATGCGGCAGAGTATGAAGAGGCACCAGCTTTACCATACACTCTTGCAACA GAGTCAGAGCTAGGAGCAGGAGCTGTTCAGGCAGGAGATGGAGAGATTTTAGACGAGGTTATAACTAGAAGTCGCGGAGAGTTCAGGCATATGAGCAGTCCTAAAATCACAAGCTCAACTGCAACACCTGCAAATGATCCAAAAAGCCATCAAAGCCCTCGTTTCTCATCCTCATATAGTCCAAGATTAAGTGAACTAAGAGGGGAGAAAAGTCCCAAGGCAAGTGGAAAAGGGGCTAAGAGTCCAAGAACTCCAGAACTAGGACTGTCTAAGCTAGGGAAGAGTCCTTCAAGTTCTGCACAAAATTAG